In Desulfuribacillus alkaliarsenatis, a genomic segment contains:
- a CDS encoding rhodanese-like domain-containing protein, which translates to MFKNKSFKAMLLALALVLSVTLVACGGGDTSTTPDPAPAPAPAPEAPAAPEPAPEPKLTIAEVALDRAMDFAAARDAGESFMKAPAAAWEDIQNGDIFVLDVRAPGDFAEAHIPGSYNVNFVGGELAGLLDRIPSDKPVYVLCYSGQTANQINGALNLAGFNSYAITGGSGNWTRAELPLEGTGDNPLADAPVVSSPASEADELAWEAAEEFIGSIVTPETRNLIAPVALYEALEANANDFYVVDIRGPKADNYDQGHIEGSYFYSWGDIANNMGQFPTDKKIVVACWSGNNAGQTVALLRMNGYDAVSLLYGINQGWMSPERTNGQELPVVTP; encoded by the coding sequence GGTTGCTTGCGGTGGTGGCGACACATCAACAACTCCAGATCCAGCGCCAGCTCCAGCACCAGCGCCTGAAGCACCTGCTGCTCCAGAGCCAGCTCCAGAGCCAAAATTAACAATTGCTGAAGTTGCATTAGATCGCGCTATGGATTTTGCTGCTGCTCGTGATGCAGGAGAAAGCTTTATGAAGGCACCAGCTGCAGCTTGGGAAGACATTCAAAATGGAGATATTTTTGTACTTGATGTAAGAGCGCCTGGGGATTTTGCTGAAGCTCACATTCCAGGTTCTTACAATGTGAACTTTGTAGGCGGAGAGCTTGCAGGACTTTTAGATCGTATTCCTTCTGACAAACCAGTATATGTTTTATGTTATTCTGGTCAAACAGCAAACCAAATCAATGGAGCATTAAATTTAGCTGGCTTTAATTCTTATGCAATCACTGGTGGATCGGGTAACTGGACAAGAGCTGAGCTTCCGTTAGAAGGTACAGGAGATAACCCATTAGCTGATGCACCAGTAGTATCATCTCCAGCTTCTGAAGCTGACGAGTTAGCTTGGGAAGCAGCAGAAGAGTTTATTGGATCAATCGTTACTCCTGAAACTCGTAACCTAATTGCTCCAGTAGCATTATATGAAGCTCTAGAAGCTAACGCTAACGATTTCTATGTAGTAGACATCCGTGGACCAAAGGCTGATAACTATGACCAAGGTCATATTGAAGGATCATATTTCTATTCGTGGGGCGATATTGCCAACAACATGGGTCAATTCCCAACAGATAAGAAAATTGTTGTAGCTTGTTGGTCTGGTAATAACGCAGGTCAAACTGTAGCATTGCTTCGTATGAATGGCTATGACGCAGTATCATTGTTATACGGAATTAACCAAGGCTGGATGAGCCCTGAGAGAACAAATGGTCAAGAATTACCAGTAGTTACTCCGTAA
- a CDS encoding methyl-accepting chemotaxis protein, with the protein MKNFPLQIKLLVSFLIIVTIFCGIVGYSLLTLKEVRDSFDNLSITSERLSIVNSINESVNYMYGLIGYFTISNDFQVLDEYREINMHVQNSFGQLRVEIEQDKNNNYLDYIQGVEGNLELYEEQYQRIIANQQQRGLVSADELLNNYARISKDMLATQQQLSEILQGFVAVLEQEFLHTEKLVESNIYQTFTISASITAIGALLCLIGSMLFGRQIGNQFRRLAGYTKEISDGLLTVEIPTEFQQRRDEVGILSNSIHSIVNNFREIITKVKQTSQSLYSSVSELSLQANEVKGISANVANQAQGVGDAMNEQISGSKDSMLAMEEMAAGVSRVATSASTIASNTIDVRRQAEAGSETVYQAVKRMQSIENSNKNTKQAIDSLLQRTKEIEVALKMITDIAAQTNLLALNAAIEAARAGEAGKGFAVVSNEIRKLADQSGQSAIQIKEILEHVRLSTLEANDSADGSRDEAKQGIQLIEQVKQAFENISKSVELVSDDMGELSAISEQMSAGTEQVNAALAELTNNAETHILSANSMQLEVARQQQMIDEIVERFIELQSVANDSKKMLSRFKL; encoded by the coding sequence ATGAAGAATTTCCCTTTGCAAATTAAATTACTTGTTAGTTTTTTGATTATTGTAACTATCTTTTGCGGTATTGTAGGCTACTCACTTCTTACCTTAAAGGAAGTCAGAGATTCTTTTGATAACCTGTCAATAACAAGTGAACGTTTGAGTATAGTGAATAGTATTAATGAATCAGTTAATTATATGTATGGATTAATAGGATATTTTACAATCAGTAATGATTTTCAAGTTCTTGATGAATATAGAGAGATTAACATGCATGTCCAAAATAGTTTTGGACAGTTGAGAGTTGAAATTGAACAAGACAAGAATAATAACTATCTTGATTATATACAGGGAGTGGAGGGGAATCTCGAGCTTTACGAAGAACAATATCAGCGAATTATAGCTAATCAACAGCAACGTGGACTAGTGAGTGCAGATGAGCTATTAAATAATTATGCCCGTATTAGCAAGGATATGTTAGCTACGCAGCAGCAATTAAGTGAAATATTACAAGGCTTTGTAGCAGTACTAGAGCAAGAATTTTTGCACACTGAAAAACTCGTAGAATCGAATATCTATCAGACCTTTACCATATCAGCGTCGATAACTGCAATTGGTGCTTTGCTTTGTCTCATTGGCTCTATGTTGTTCGGGAGACAAATTGGCAATCAATTTCGTAGGCTTGCTGGATATACAAAGGAAATATCTGATGGACTATTGACGGTCGAGATTCCTACTGAATTTCAACAAAGACGTGATGAAGTCGGTATCCTATCTAACAGTATTCATAGTATTGTTAATAATTTTCGCGAAATAATTACAAAAGTGAAGCAAACCTCGCAGTCATTATATAGCTCAGTATCAGAACTATCTTTACAAGCAAATGAGGTTAAAGGTATCTCTGCTAATGTAGCTAACCAGGCACAGGGTGTAGGGGACGCTATGAACGAGCAAATTAGTGGTAGCAAGGATAGTATGCTAGCAATGGAAGAAATGGCTGCAGGTGTAAGTAGAGTAGCTACTTCTGCATCAACAATTGCAAGTAATACGATTGATGTTCGTAGACAGGCTGAAGCTGGTAGCGAAACAGTTTATCAAGCAGTAAAACGCATGCAAAGCATAGAGAATAGTAACAAAAATACTAAACAGGCTATAGACTCACTCTTGCAAAGGACTAAAGAGATAGAAGTTGCATTAAAGATGATAACGGATATAGCAGCGCAAACAAATCTACTAGCCTTAAATGCAGCAATTGAGGCTGCAAGAGCTGGGGAAGCAGGAAAGGGTTTTGCTGTAGTATCTAATGAAATACGTAAACTTGCAGATCAATCAGGTCAGTCAGCAATACAAATAAAAGAAATTTTAGAGCATGTGCGCTTAAGTACATTAGAGGCAAACGATTCTGCTGACGGAAGTAGAGATGAAGCAAAGCAAGGAATTCAGTTAATTGAGCAGGTAAAACAGGCTTTCGAAAATATAAGTAAATCTGTAGAATTAGTTAGTGATGATATGGGGGAATTGTCGGCGATATCTGAACAGATGTCGGCAGGCACAGAACAAGTAAATGCTGCTTTAGCGGAGCTAACAAACAATGCAGAAACACATATTTTAAGTGCTAATTCTATGCAATTAGAGGTAGCAAGACAGCAGCAAATGATAGATGAAATTGTAGAGCGATTTATAGAATTACAAAGCGTGGCTAATGATAGCAAGAAGATGCTGTCAAGGTTTAAGTTATAA
- the ablA gene encoding lysine 2,3-aminomutase, giving the protein MRDYKEIPIWSDVSEDKWNDWKWQLANRITTVEELKQVINLSSEEEDGIKGVLGTLRMAITPYYATLMDPDNVCCPVRMQAVPMSHELSFSDSDMEDPLGEDTDSPVPGLTHRYPDRVLLLVTDQCSMYCRHCTRRRYAGNNDESTPKDRIDLAIEYIRNTPQVRDVLISGGDGLLISDQQLEYIIKKLRAIEHVEIIRIGSRAPVVFPQRITENLVNMLKKYHPIWLNTHFNHPKEITTESKKAIAMLADAGIPLGNQTVLLKGINDCAHIQKKLVHELVKMRIRPYYLYQCDLSQGIEQFRTPVSKGIEIIEQLRGHTSGYAVPTFVVDAPGGGGKIPVGPQYMISQGEGKVILRNFEGVICVYPEPAPSAEHSQCPPSCEHDHDYDHESAMNGQQANKDGSVQYQSELAYDEATSNTGVGRLLSGNAMSLVPKHLARYKRRTIKFDFKKAKAKDKDENAKVLKDKPRVKVKTATLAGK; this is encoded by the coding sequence ATGAGAGACTATAAAGAAATTCCTATTTGGAGTGATGTATCAGAAGACAAATGGAATGACTGGAAATGGCAATTAGCAAACAGAATTACTACAGTTGAAGAGTTGAAGCAGGTTATTAATCTAAGTTCTGAAGAAGAGGATGGTATTAAAGGTGTATTAGGCACACTACGAATGGCAATTACGCCATATTACGCAACACTTATGGACCCAGACAACGTATGCTGTCCTGTGCGTATGCAAGCGGTTCCAATGTCCCATGAATTATCGTTCTCGGACTCCGATATGGAAGATCCGTTAGGGGAGGATACCGATTCACCAGTACCGGGGTTAACCCATAGGTACCCTGACCGCGTGTTATTGTTAGTCACTGACCAATGTTCCATGTATTGCAGACATTGCACAAGAAGAAGATATGCAGGAAACAACGATGAGTCAACGCCAAAGGACCGCATTGACCTAGCTATCGAATATATTAGAAATACTCCACAAGTACGTGATGTTCTAATATCTGGTGGCGATGGACTATTGATCAGTGATCAACAACTGGAGTATATCATTAAGAAGCTCCGAGCTATAGAGCATGTAGAGATTATCCGTATCGGATCTCGTGCACCTGTTGTGTTTCCGCAACGTATTACTGAAAATCTCGTGAACATGCTGAAAAAGTATCATCCAATTTGGTTAAACACGCACTTCAATCACCCGAAGGAAATTACAACTGAATCGAAGAAAGCAATTGCTATGTTAGCGGATGCAGGAATCCCATTAGGAAATCAAACAGTTTTATTGAAGGGAATCAATGATTGTGCCCATATACAGAAAAAACTTGTTCACGAGCTGGTAAAAATGCGTATTCGCCCTTATTATCTTTATCAATGTGACTTATCACAAGGGATTGAGCAATTTAGAACACCGGTGTCTAAGGGTATAGAAATTATTGAACAGCTACGTGGACACACTTCGGGATATGCCGTCCCAACATTTGTCGTTGATGCACCAGGTGGTGGGGGTAAGATTCCAGTAGGACCGCAGTATATGATATCCCAAGGAGAAGGCAAGGTTATTTTACGGAACTTCGAAGGTGTTATCTGTGTGTACCCAGAACCAGCCCCGTCGGCTGAGCACAGTCAGTGTCCGCCGAGCTGTGAGCATGACCATGACTATGACCATGAAAGTGCGATGAATGGACAGCAAGCTAACAAGGACGGATCTGTTCAGTATCAAAGTGAGCTTGCCTATGATGAAGCGACTTCTAATACTGGTGTTGGCAGACTTTTAAGTGGTAATGCTATGAGCTTAGTGCCTAAGCACCTGGCTAGATACAAGCGCAGAACGATAAAGTTCGACTTTAAGAAAGCAAAAGCTAAAGATAAGGACGAAAACGCTAAGGTGTTAAAAGATAAGCCGAGGGTTAAGGTTAAAACTGCAACTCTAGCAGGAAAATAG
- the ftsW gene encoding putative lipid II flippase FtsW: MQERKLPDFFLLTITFVLTCFGLVAVYSASFAISFERYHDASYFFTRQLMWAILGFIALLITMNIPYKFLRKLSPLMFFVTLFLLVIVLIPGIGVERNFAQRWIGFGPILIQPSELLKVVISIYFAHYLSKRLDRMDEFKETVQPILIMLAICFGLIMLQPDFSTAVIIAIITFTLLFSAGARIKHLFLVGVAMLPLVIIMAIWKPYRIKRLMTFLDPWAADSLKEGYQIIHSLYAFGNGGISGVGFGAGLQKLFYLPEPHTDFIFSIIGEELGLIGAISIILLFALFLWRGLLISSKVEDPFGSLLALSLTVMISVQAFMNIAITIGMLPVTGLTLPFISYGGSSLLVTLIATGIILNISRDVSK; encoded by the coding sequence ATGCAAGAGCGTAAACTTCCAGATTTTTTTCTACTGACAATTACATTTGTATTAACCTGCTTTGGTCTTGTTGCTGTATATAGTGCTAGCTTTGCCATCAGCTTTGAGAGATATCATGATGCTAGCTACTTTTTCACACGACAGCTTATGTGGGCAATTCTTGGTTTTATTGCACTATTAATTACTATGAACATACCATATAAATTTCTTAGGAAGCTATCACCATTGATGTTTTTTGTGACGCTTTTTTTGTTAGTAATCGTGTTGATTCCTGGAATCGGAGTTGAGCGGAATTTTGCCCAGCGCTGGATAGGCTTTGGCCCGATACTAATACAACCATCCGAACTATTGAAGGTTGTTATCAGTATTTATTTTGCGCATTATCTAAGCAAACGTTTGGATAGGATGGATGAATTTAAGGAGACTGTACAGCCGATTTTAATAATGCTAGCGATATGCTTCGGCTTAATTATGCTCCAGCCCGATTTTAGTACAGCAGTTATAATTGCGATTATAACCTTTACGCTACTCTTCAGTGCAGGGGCACGAATTAAGCACCTTTTTCTTGTTGGAGTTGCCATGCTGCCCCTGGTTATTATAATGGCGATTTGGAAGCCTTACCGTATTAAACGCTTAATGACATTTTTAGACCCATGGGCGGCTGACTCCTTAAAGGAAGGTTATCAAATAATCCATTCCCTTTATGCCTTTGGTAACGGTGGTATATCAGGTGTTGGGTTTGGTGCAGGACTGCAGAAGTTATTTTACCTACCAGAACCCCATACAGATTTTATCTTTTCTATCATTGGAGAAGAGCTAGGGTTGATTGGTGCTATATCAATTATTCTGCTATTTGCATTGTTTTTATGGAGGGGCCTGTTGATTTCGTCTAAGGTTGAGGATCCATTTGGTAGCTTGCTAGCATTAAGCTTAACGGTGATGATATCGGTGCAAGCATTTATGAATATTGCAATTACAATAGGTATGCTCCCAGTAACAGGATTGACGTTGCCGTTTATTAGCTATGGTGGTTCATCCCTGTTGGTAACACTAATAGCCACGGGGATTATTCTTAACATTTCAAGGGATGTTAGCAAATAA
- the rpoE gene encoding DNA-directed RNA polymerase subunit delta, with protein sequence MSEQFSVQLTEEEIKNISYVDLAYEILNSSGNTFHYKDLLLEVGHRKGLSQDDLMEVMATIYSEINIDGRFLSIGSNVWGLKRWYPSEKTAKTGPTPKRFKRNDDDYDDYDLDDEFYMDDDYDNDLDDTDIDEQDDVDDVDVDEDIDIDIDDPVDDEFDIDDSLDEDIEEDDEDEDEGYDIADTEAEDEDDEDRL encoded by the coding sequence ATGTCAGAGCAATTTAGTGTACAGTTGACTGAAGAAGAGATTAAGAATATATCCTATGTGGATTTAGCCTACGAAATTTTAAATTCATCGGGAAATACGTTTCATTATAAGGATTTGTTGTTAGAGGTTGGACATCGGAAAGGATTAAGTCAAGACGATCTTATGGAAGTTATGGCGACTATATATTCAGAAATCAATATTGATGGACGTTTCTTATCGATAGGGTCTAATGTATGGGGTCTTAAGAGATGGTATCCATCAGAGAAGACGGCTAAAACAGGGCCAACGCCAAAACGCTTTAAGCGTAATGACGATGATTATGATGATTATGATCTTGATGATGAGTTCTACATGGATGACGATTACGATAATGACTTAGATGATACAGATATTGATGAACAAGATGATGTGGATGATGTAGATGTGGATGAAGATATTGACATAGACATCGACGATCCTGTTGATGATGAATTTGACATCGATGATAGCCTGGATGAGGATATAGAAGAAGATGATGAAGATGAAGATGAGGGATATGATATAGCTGATACTGAAGCTGAGGACGAGGACGACGAAGATCGGCTTTAG
- a CDS encoding CTP synthase, whose protein sequence is MTKYIFITGGVVSSLGKGITAASLGRLLKNRGLKVIIQKFDPYINVDPGTMSPYQHGEVFVTDDGAETDLDLGHYERFIDVNLSKYNNVTSGKIYWSVISKERKGDYLGGTVQVIPHITNEIKERIFMAAKETSPDVVITEIGGTVGDIESLPFLEAIRQIKSNIGRENVMYIHVTLLPYLNKAGEIKTKPTQHSVKELRSIGIQPNVIVTRTEQMISDDLKAKLAQFCDIDQDAVIQACDADVLYEVPLNLQAEGLDEYVVSHLQLKCEPKADMTEWIQLVNRVKNLTKTVKIAIVGKYVALHDAYLSIAEALNHAGIQHGYKVDISWVQSEDVNEENVADLLKNVDGILVPGGFGDRGVEGKVATIKYARENKIPFFGICLGMQVAVIEFARNVLNMQGAHSTEFDSETEFPVIDLLPDQKDVEDMGGTMRLGLYPCKVPEDTKAYEAYNDELVYERHRHRYEFNNQFREAMQAGGMVFSGTSPNGRLVEIIELKDHPWFVACQFHPEFISRPNRPQPLFAKFVEATVATKGSE, encoded by the coding sequence ATGACCAAATATATATTTATAACAGGTGGTGTTGTATCTTCATTAGGGAAAGGGATTACAGCAGCATCCTTAGGCAGACTACTTAAAAACCGTGGGCTTAAAGTAATTATTCAAAAATTTGACCCGTATATAAATGTAGACCCTGGCACTATGAGTCCGTATCAGCATGGAGAGGTATTTGTAACAGACGACGGTGCGGAAACAGACTTAGATTTGGGTCACTACGAGCGATTTATAGACGTAAATCTTTCTAAATATAACAATGTAACTTCAGGTAAGATATATTGGTCAGTCATATCGAAGGAGCGCAAAGGTGATTACCTCGGTGGCACGGTACAGGTTATTCCGCATATTACTAATGAGATTAAAGAGCGTATCTTCATGGCAGCGAAGGAGACAAGCCCAGACGTTGTAATTACTGAGATTGGTGGAACTGTAGGGGACATTGAGAGTCTGCCTTTCCTTGAAGCAATCCGCCAAATTAAAAGTAATATTGGCCGTGAGAATGTCATGTACATTCACGTAACGCTTTTACCGTATCTTAATAAAGCAGGTGAAATTAAAACTAAGCCAACTCAGCATAGCGTAAAAGAGCTACGCAGCATTGGTATTCAACCTAATGTTATCGTAACCCGTACGGAGCAAATGATTTCTGACGATTTAAAGGCGAAGCTAGCTCAGTTTTGTGATATTGACCAAGATGCTGTCATTCAAGCCTGTGATGCCGATGTGCTGTATGAAGTTCCGTTAAACTTACAAGCAGAAGGATTGGACGAGTACGTCGTGAGTCACCTGCAGCTTAAGTGTGAGCCTAAGGCAGATATGACGGAATGGATCCAATTAGTTAATCGTGTAAAAAACCTAACTAAGACAGTTAAGATAGCCATAGTAGGTAAATACGTAGCATTGCATGATGCATACCTTAGTATCGCAGAAGCATTAAATCATGCAGGTATTCAGCATGGCTATAAGGTAGATATATCCTGGGTTCAATCTGAAGATGTGAATGAAGAAAACGTAGCAGATTTATTAAAGAATGTCGATGGAATACTAGTGCCAGGTGGCTTTGGTGACCGTGGTGTTGAAGGGAAAGTTGCTACTATTAAATATGCCCGTGAAAACAAGATTCCGTTCTTCGGTATTTGCTTAGGTATGCAGGTAGCTGTGATTGAATTTGCCCGCAATGTGTTAAATATGCAGGGTGCCCATTCAACGGAATTTGACTCAGAAACGGAATTCCCAGTAATTGATTTACTACCTGACCAGAAGGATGTAGAGGACATGGGTGGCACCATGCGCTTAGGGCTTTATCCTTGTAAGGTTCCTGAAGACACTAAAGCCTATGAGGCATATAATGATGAATTAGTGTATGAGCGTCATCGTCATCGTTATGAGTTTAATAACCAATTTAGAGAAGCAATGCAAGCTGGTGGCATGGTATTCTCTGGTACATCGCCGAATGGACGGTTAGTGGAGATAATAGAACTTAAAGACCATCCTTGGTTCGTTGCTTGTCAATTCCATCCAGAATTTATATCTAGACCAAATAGACCGCAGCCGTTGTTTGCTAAGTTCGTAGAAGCGACAGTTGCGACTAAAGGAAGCGAGTAA
- a CDS encoding response regulator, producing MNKKVLIVDDQAGIRMLLSEVLRSEGVEVVDVPNGEIAIQVCPKLQPDLVLLDMKMPGMSGVDTLRYLRKELDLDVPVILMTAYSELEMLEEAIRLGINRQIMKPFDVFSVSKEIVHEVCKTPSFCG from the coding sequence GTGAATAAGAAGGTTCTTATTGTAGATGATCAAGCGGGGATTCGTATGCTGTTAAGTGAGGTTCTTAGAAGTGAAGGTGTCGAGGTAGTGGATGTACCCAATGGTGAAATAGCGATTCAGGTATGTCCTAAATTACAGCCTGATTTAGTCTTGCTCGACATGAAGATGCCAGGTATGAGTGGGGTCGATACCCTTAGATATCTACGAAAAGAATTGGATTTGGATGTACCTGTGATTCTCATGACTGCCTATAGTGAGCTAGAGATGCTAGAGGAAGCAATACGTTTAGGGATTAATAGACAAATCATGAAACCGTTTGATGTCTTCTCTGTTAGTAAAGAGATTGTTCATGAAGTTTGCAAAACACCTAGTTTTTGTGGATAA
- the fsa gene encoding fructose-6-phosphate aldolase — translation MIFFIDTANTEDIKKAHAMGVVSGVTTNPSLVAKEGRDFVEVLNEIISIVDGPISAEVISLEATGMIEEAKKLASLSENIVIKVPMTGEGLKAVKALSDEGIKTNVTLVFSANQALLAARAGATYVSPFVGRLDDIGHDGMELISEIADIFAIHQLDTQIIAASIRHPLHVTKSALAGAHIATVPYSVIQGMLKHPMTDLGIERFLQDWEEANKSK, via the coding sequence ATGATATTCTTTATCGATACAGCGAACACAGAAGACATCAAGAAAGCACATGCTATGGGTGTGGTTTCTGGGGTGACAACCAATCCGAGTCTAGTCGCTAAGGAAGGTCGAGATTTTGTAGAAGTGTTAAATGAGATAATCTCAATAGTCGACGGACCAATCAGTGCTGAAGTCATTAGTCTAGAAGCAACGGGAATGATTGAAGAAGCTAAGAAGCTAGCGTCATTATCCGAAAATATTGTTATCAAGGTACCTATGACAGGAGAAGGCCTAAAAGCAGTTAAAGCCTTAAGTGATGAAGGTATTAAAACTAATGTGACATTAGTTTTCTCTGCTAATCAAGCATTATTAGCAGCCCGTGCTGGCGCTACCTATGTAAGTCCATTTGTTGGTCGTTTAGATGATATTGGGCATGATGGTATGGAGTTAATCTCTGAAATAGCAGATATCTTTGCAATCCACCAGCTAGATACACAGATCATTGCTGCTAGCATCCGCCATCCGTTGCATGTAACTAAGTCTGCCTTGGCGGGGGCACATATAGCAACTGTACCTTACTCGGTCATTCAAGGCATGCTTAAACATCCGATGACTGATTTAGGTATTGAACGATTCCTGCAGGATTGGGAAGAGGCTAACAAATCAAAATAG
- a CDS encoding UDP-N-acetylglucosamine 1-carboxyvinyltransferase has translation MELLSIRGGRRLQGTVTISGAKNSAVALIPASILGEDAITIENLPNIRDVGIYKQILEQLDARVVHNESELIINPAKMVCNPVNNGLVTELRASYYLMGAMLGKFGESCVGLPGGCNLGPRPIDQHLKGFQALGASIEQSQGMIYLKADKLIGAKIYLDVVSVGATINIMLAAVKAKGQTIIENAAKEPEIIDIATILTSMGAKIKGAGTDIIKITGVESLGGCKHSIIPDRIEAGTYMIAAAATKGEVIIDSVIPKHLEPITAKLREIGVVIEEADDQLLIRGKHDYRAVDVKTLPYPGFPTDLQQPITTLLTQANGCSIVTDNIYGCRFKHIDELKRMGANVKVEGRSAVIEGSTCLQGASVRATDLRAGAALVVAGLCAEGTTSISGIQYIDRGYERIEDKLTSLGAEVWREQTDEQSNEQSNE, from the coding sequence ATGGAGTTGCTTTCTATTCGAGGAGGTCGACGCTTACAGGGAACAGTGACAATAAGTGGAGCAAAAAATAGTGCAGTTGCCCTAATCCCAGCGAGTATCCTTGGGGAAGATGCGATAACAATAGAGAACCTACCTAATATTAGGGACGTAGGTATATACAAACAGATTTTAGAACAGCTTGATGCTCGAGTCGTACATAATGAAAGCGAGCTAATTATTAACCCAGCCAAAATGGTTTGTAATCCTGTTAATAACGGTCTAGTTACAGAGCTAAGAGCATCGTATTACTTAATGGGGGCGATGCTAGGCAAGTTTGGAGAATCATGTGTTGGTTTGCCAGGTGGCTGTAACCTAGGACCGCGACCAATTGACCAGCATCTGAAGGGTTTTCAAGCCTTAGGTGCTTCTATTGAACAGAGTCAAGGGATGATTTATTTAAAAGCAGACAAATTAATCGGTGCTAAAATCTACCTAGACGTTGTAAGTGTCGGTGCGACAATAAATATTATGCTAGCTGCAGTCAAGGCTAAGGGTCAGACGATAATAGAAAACGCAGCCAAGGAGCCAGAGATAATTGATATAGCTACGATTTTAACTTCTATGGGTGCAAAAATTAAGGGTGCTGGCACAGATATTATAAAAATCACTGGAGTTGAAAGTCTAGGTGGTTGTAAACACTCTATCATTCCTGATAGAATAGAGGCAGGCACGTATATGATTGCGGCAGCTGCAACAAAGGGTGAAGTCATAATTGATTCTGTTATACCGAAACACCTAGAGCCGATTACGGCAAAACTCCGTGAGATAGGTGTTGTGATAGAAGAAGCGGACGATCAACTACTGATTCGAGGTAAACACGATTACCGAGCCGTTGATGTAAAAACCCTCCCATACCCGGGATTCCCCACTGATCTTCAACAACCAATTACTACCCTGTTAACACAAGCAAATGGCTGTAGTATAGTAACAGATAATATATATGGATGTCGTTTTAAGCATATTGATGAGCTTAAGCGGATGGGAGCCAATGTTAAAGTAGAAGGCCGCTCTGCCGTGATTGAAGGCAGTACCTGTCTGCAAGGAGCGAGCGTACGAGCAACAGATTTGCGTGCTGGTGCAGCTTTAGTTGTAGCAGGTCTCTGTGCCGAGGGGACAACTTCAATTAGTGGTATTCAATACATAGATCGTGGCTATGAGCGAATCGAAGATAAGCTGACCTCCCTGGGGGCGGAGGTGTGGCGAGAGCAAACTGATGAACAAAGCAATGAACAAAGTAATGAATAA
- the glpX gene encoding class II fructose-bisphosphatase produces the protein MDRSLTLEIARVTEAAALASARWMGRGKKEAADQGATSAMRTVLNTIPISGKIVIGEGEMDEAPMLYIGEEVGSGGAPVDIAVDPLEGTNIVAKGSWNALAVIAIADAGTMLNAPDMYMDKIAVGPKAKGKVDLAASVTDNLKAVAKALDKDISEVTATLLDRPRHDLIVDEIRAAGARIKFIPDGDVAAAINTCFEGTGVDIMFGIGGAPEGVLAAAAIKCLGGDIQGRLIPDNEEQRERCRKMMNIDCVERILKLEDMVKGDDVIFAATGVTDGELLKGVRFMGKDLAKTETVVMRAQSGTLRFINADHKLSKKPNLVMV, from the coding sequence ATGGATAGAAGTTTGACATTAGAAATTGCAAGGGTTACCGAGGCAGCGGCGTTAGCGTCTGCTAGATGGATGGGTAGAGGTAAGAAAGAGGCAGCTGACCAAGGAGCAACAAGCGCTATGCGCACAGTCCTTAACACAATTCCGATAAGCGGTAAAATCGTTATTGGTGAAGGGGAGATGGACGAGGCTCCGATGCTTTACATAGGCGAAGAAGTTGGTAGTGGCGGAGCGCCAGTAGACATTGCTGTTGATCCCTTAGAAGGGACTAATATAGTTGCCAAGGGCTCATGGAATGCACTGGCTGTAATTGCAATTGCTGATGCTGGAACGATGCTTAATGCTCCTGATATGTATATGGATAAGATTGCAGTAGGGCCAAAAGCAAAAGGTAAGGTCGATTTAGCAGCTAGCGTTACAGACAATCTAAAGGCTGTTGCCAAAGCATTGGACAAGGACATATCAGAAGTAACTGCAACCCTGCTAGATAGACCTCGACATGACTTGATTGTCGATGAAATAAGAGCTGCGGGTGCGAGAATTAAGTTCATACCTGATGGAGATGTAGCAGCGGCAATCAACACCTGCTTCGAAGGTACGGGAGTAGACATCATGTTTGGTATTGGTGGCGCTCCAGAGGGCGTATTAGCAGCGGCAGCCATTAAATGCCTTGGTGGAGATATTCAAGGGCGCCTAATTCCAGATAATGAAGAGCAACGAGAACGCTGCCGCAAAATGATGAATATAGACTGTGTTGAGCGGATACTTAAGCTAGAAGATATGGTTAAGGGCGATGATGTAATCTTTGCAGCCACAGGCGTAACCGATGGTGAGCTACTTAAAGGTGTGCGTTTTATGGGGAAAGATCTAGCTAAAACAGAGACGGTAGTTATGCGTGCTCAAAGTGGAACCCTAAGATTTATTAACGCTGACCATAAGCTATCGAAAAAACCTAACCTGGTTATGGTATAG